One genomic window of Cannabis sativa cultivar Pink pepper isolate KNU-18-1 chromosome 2, ASM2916894v1, whole genome shotgun sequence includes the following:
- the LOC115718686 gene encoding U-box domain-containing protein 13, translating to MEEEKSALVQSVIDVVSDIGSISEYKCTVKKQYCNLARRVKLLTPMFEEIRDSKEGLPEDTMKALVSFRDALRSANDLLRFGSEGSKIYLVLEREQVMSKFHDVTAKLEQALSGISYGKLDISDEVKEQVELVLAQFRRAKGRVDAPDVELYEDLSSLYDSNDAPADPAILKRLVEKLQLVGIDELAQESIALHEMVTASNGDPGASIEKMSMLLKKIKDFVQTENPNLDAPAREKSVPASCSGQPSTEKNHKVPVIPDDFRCPISLELMKDPVIVSTGQTYERSCIEKWLEAHGTCPKTQQALSNNTLTPNYVLRSLIAQWCEANGLEPPKRPSSSRPNKATSACSPAERTKIETLLRKLTCGNPEDKRSAAGEIRLLAKRNADNRVAIAEAGAIPLLVNLLSTPDSRTQEHAVTALLNLSICDENKGSIVSSGAVPGIVHVLKKGSMEARENAAATLFSLSVVDGNKITIGALGAIPPLVTLLSEGNQRGKKDAATALFNLCIYQGNKGKAVRAGVVPTLMHLLTEPGGGMVDEALAILAILASHPEGKAAIGAAEAVPVLVEVIGSGSPRNRENAAAVLVHLCGGDQQHLVEAQELGVMGPLVELAQNGTERGKRKAVQLLERMSRFVEQQKQAQELAEAEALAEAQALVEAQAQMQQLQLSSTETVDLRCSYPPQML from the exons ATGGAGGAGGAGAAGAGCGCGCTTGTGCAGAGCGTGATCGACGTCGTTAGCGATATAGGTTCGATCTCCGAATACAAGTGTACGGTAAAGAAACAGTATTGTAATTTAGCTAGGAGGGTGAAGCTATTGACCCCAATGTTCGAGGAGATTCGTGATAGTAAAGAGGGGTTGCCTGAAGACACCATGAAAGCCTTGGTTTCTTTTAGGGATGCTTTGAGATCGGCTAACGATTTGCTTCGATTCGGTAGCGAAGGAAGCAAGATATACCTG GTCCTGGAGAGGGAGCAAGTTATGAGCAAGTTCCATGACGTGACAGCTAAATTGGAACAAGCTTTGAGTGGTATTTCCTACGGAAAACTTGACATATCAGATGAAGTTAAGGAACAG GTTGAGCTTGTTCTTGCTCAGTTCAGACGAGCCAAAGGACGGGTTGATGCCCCTGATGTTGAGCTGTATGAGGATCTCTCATCACTTTACGATAGCAATGATGCACCGGCAGATCCAGCTATTCTAAAAAGACTGGTTGAGAAATTACAGTTGGTGGGAATAGATGAGCTTGCACAAGAGTCAATAGCTTTGCATGAAATGGTAACTGCCAGTAATGGGGATCCTGGGGCAAGCATTGAAAAAATGTCTATGCTATTGAAGAAAATCAAAGATTTTGTGCAGACAGAAAACCCCAACTTGGATGCCCCTGCAAGAGAAAAGAGTGTTCCTGCAAGTTGTAGTGGGCAACCCTCAACTGAGAAGAATCACAAGGTCCCAGTCATACCAGATGATTTTCGTTGTCCAATATCACTTGAGTTGATGAAAGATCCTGTCATTGTTTCAACAGGGCAG ACTTATGAACGTTCATGTATTGAGAAGTGGCTAGAAGCTCATGGGACATGCCCAAAGACGCAACAAGCTCTCTCTAACAATACCCTCACACCAAACTATGTACTTCGTAGTCTCATAGCTCAGTGGTGCGAAGCTAATGGTCTCGAGCCCCCAAAACGACCCAGCAGTTCTCGACCCAATAAAGCTACATCTGCTTGCTCACCTGCGGAACGTACTAAGATTGAAACCCTCCTGCGCAAGCTCACATGCGGAAACCCCGAAGACAAGAGATCTGCCGCTGGAGAGATCCGCCTTCTTGCAAAGCGCAATGCTGATAATCGTGTGGCTATTGCCGAGGCTGGTGCAATCCCTCTCCTTGTAAATCTCCTTTCAACACCCGATTCCCGCACGCAAGAGCATGCTGTAACAGCTCTTCTTAATCTTTCCATATGTGACGAAAATAAAGGAAGCATCGTATCCTCTGGAGCAGTTCCTGGCATAGTTCACGTGCTCAAGAAGGGAAGCATGGAAGCTCGTGAAAATGCCGCTGCCACCCTCTTCAGCCTCTCAGTTGTGGATGGAAATAAAATTACTATTGGTGCTTTGGGGGCCATTCCACCACTTGTGACACTGCTGAGTGAAGGTAATCAAAGGGGTAAGAAGGACGCTGCAACAGCACTGTTCAATTTGTGCATTTACCAAGGGAACAAGGGGAAGGCAGTGAGGGCTGGTGTTGTGCCAACACTAATGCATTTGTTAACAGAGCCTGGAGGGGGCATGGTGGATGAAGCACTGGCAATTCTAGCAATTTTGGCTAGCCACCCCGAAGGGAAGGCTGCCATTGGTGCTGCAGAGGCAGTGCCAGTTTTGGTAGAGGTCATAGGGAGTGGATCTCCAAGGAACAGAGAGAATGCGGCTGCAGTTTTAGTTCACTTATGTGGAGGTGACCAACAACACCTAGTGGAAGCTCAAGAGCTTGGAGTCATGGGTCCACTGGTGGAGTTGGCACAAAATGGCACCGAAAGAGGCAAGCGAAAGGCTGTACAACTGCTCGAGCGTATGAGTAGGTTTGTTGAGCAACAGAAACAAGCTCAGGAGCTAGCTGAGGCTGAAGCTCTAGCCGAGGCTCAAGCTCTAGTCGAGGCTCAAGCTCAGATGCAGCAATTACAACTTTCCTCCACAGAGACTGTAGATCTCAGATGCAGCTATCCTCCACAAATGCTGTAG